The following is a genomic window from Onthophagus taurus isolate NC chromosome 1, IU_Otau_3.0, whole genome shotgun sequence.
CCTTGCCGCTCTTGCAGCTTAATTCCTTACTTCAGTCTCAATATCTCCGTATCCAGATATTTCATTGCccaaatatttgaatttcatttcttgGTGTATGATTTTATCATCGACCACTAGCTTGCATCTAAGCTCAGCTAAATTTAGGGTAGTAGAGTAAATTGATTCCTTTATAGTTTTCTGGAATTTTTTTAACCccctttttaaataatagcaTTGTAATGCTATTAGTCCGGGATTTTATGTTGggagaaatttttttaattaaagttaattgttGATTTAGCTTCTCTCCCCCATATTTCAGTAACTCGTTGGCAATATTGTCTTGACCTGTGCTCTTTCTGTTCTTGAGTTTTTTGAGTTCCCTTTCTATATCTTTCTCTTCTATAACGGCCTCATCGTTGGTTACTATCTGAGGTGTATTCCATTCTGTTTTGATCTCTAAATAAAGTTTCTCTAAATATTTCACccagttattttttttatatgtttgaTGTTAATGAGCTCATTTGCTTCCGCTCTTTGACTTCTAATTAATTTTGCCAGATTTGTTTCTGCAGTCCATAGAAGACACTTTCCATTCTTTTAGAAAAGGTTTCCCAGCGTTTGTCTCTTATATTTTTCGTATGCTTGTGGCGTTTGTGATGATATATATTCAAATACGCTTTCTTTTTCCATTTACACGGCTCTTTAATAACGTTACAGAACCATGGTGTTTTGTTTGTCTTTAATATGTTCGCATTCTTTGATGGGCTATTTGATATCTTCTAGTTCTTTGAATTTAAGcacttaacaaaaaaaaaacattataataaatacgaatcaatttattttcacttacACAAGATAGCTTTGTACATAACTTTGGACTACATGcagataaaataatttgagaGGTCGCATGGAATATATTGGCCgtattttcatcaattttataaGCTACATTTTTGTATCgattgatttttcttttaaaaataagctaaaataaaattgtattctcTTTTCTATGTATAGAGTTTAGCGAttatttgtatataaatatttaattaatttattatattaataaattaaaatctgttTGGGTATTAATACTGATATGTtgataaatagaaaataaaggGAATATTGCGTGTTCAACTTAAAATTAGGtatacatttttcatttaatatcaCAGCAACtctaattaaatgaaaatcaaTTCGATAAATCTGGtttaaaaactgtttaataataattttaatgactAGAAATATTAACATCACCATCAACGTGTCTCAATTGCTTTTGAGTTTCTTGTTGTTGTCGAATAAATTGACTAagtctttctaataaaaattgtttatcgtGCCCCTCAAGTACCAATTGATCTTTAAGTACACGAACCATATGTCGATTTGCATTATTAACAGCGGCGTAATAATACAAAAGAAGTATTAAGATGATAAAAAGTGGAACAGTTACTGCGGCCGTTGTTAAATATCTCAATGAGTTTCTAATTATTTCTGGTGTACTTTCTAACGTTCTTTCTACAATTTCCCAAGCGGTGTTTAAACCTCGAAATGGACCGCAAGATTCGCTCGGTTTTAATTCACCGATTGTGTAAGCCACGGGAAATACGGCAACGATAAACGAAATTAATAGCATATTCATAAACATGAAATTTGATGTTGACGCACGATGGATCATTTTACATGGTTTTGAATTCActgttattacaaattttttaacataaaacataaaaaataaaataattacataaattacCGGTAGAAAAGGAGTGTAAAAAGTTCCTAACCAACACAATGTTTGCATGTAGACGATATCAAGGACATTTTTGGGTAAATCAAAGTGttgttcaccaataaatttgataaatttattattggtgcTTTTTTCTAAGATAGCACGAGGTAAATTAATAAggaatgttattattaaatgcgTTGCGAAATCTGTTAGGGCTAAACGATAAATGTGTTGACCTATAAACGTTTCCCAACATTTGTATTCGTTTGCAAAacaattttccattttattattagttataaTAATCGAATACATTGAGCCATAAAGAACAATAATCGATgataatcttaaaaatattgttcttattaatattatcgaAATGGTAAATCCCGGACTATACTTTTCATAAACAACTAAATAGCGGAATAAAACCGGTATTAACAAATTCATTATTACGATACAAATCGAGggtaaaaattcaaaaaataatttttcaatttcagttAATTTCTTGGAAAGCTTTTGAGacgaaaattcaaaaactataTAAATCAACCAAGCACATAAAGCCAAAATGGCAATCTCAAACAAATTTATGACCAATCTAATAACGGAAATTTTTGCGTTTTCTTGTTTCgttctatttttcttttcctctCGTAATCGTTCAACTTCTAAGTTACTTTTGGTCTCGTTAAAAATCGCTTTCTTCTTAATTTGAGCAGCTTTCTCGTTATGAATACAAAAATCCCAACTTGCAAACgccaaatttgaatatttataaaactgacCTTCGCCTTCGATTATTTTGAATCGAAAACATTTCGCGGCTTCTTTAATCACAGAAAATAAGGagtaaagtaaaattaatattgttatgCTTACATAGGCTAAcggtaaaaaataatacatttttatgttaaaaattgtgtAAGGAATGTTTTTATGGGTGTAATTGCCATAAAAAAACGGGGTATACTCTAAACGACCTGTCCCTTGAACTAAATCTTGTATAACACTTATTACATcatctttaaaattagttgaaTTTAAATATGAAGATAAGCAACAGTCTGTATTGTTTTTATCGAAGGGCTTATCACAGGTCACTTCTTGGGTTGGTCCGATTATTAAGggtaaaattacaaaaataaatattacaattgAAATCgttaggttaaaaaataataaccattttataaaaagtaaatacgCTACGATTCCAGTACCAAAATTCCCTTCCATTTGTTTCATATCATTATGCCATAATTCCAATTTAGACCATAATTCATCAAAGTTTTGATTGAATCtttgaaaaagttttctaCGCTTCCATTTAAATTGTTCGTAACCTTGCAGACGTAAATTTGGTGAActctataaatataaaataaattaaataaatattaaatatatatacaggtgtatctgaatgacgttcccaaacttcaggggtgattctttagcaaattttaataaataaaaaattttttttaaatagatataaatattctaaaacttttttgcctgaaaaaaattaattactgtTAGCCGCCTACAGTTGCTCGCTTGTATAAGATCTTGGCAAAAAACCATAACACGGATCTAGACCACCTATGCAAACAAGACGGAAAATACACTGAGGATGCTAAGGTATCGCTGGAGCTCTTACTGAGCACGCATTTCCCTTCCTCAAAAGTCTGCCTCCATGCGGATGCCGATCCTGAAGTAATGGATATAACTCGTCCATCATATCTTTACACCCAACAGAGTAAGATGGGCTATTACTAATTTTAAGCCCTAGAGGGGATGGAATTTTAGcctatttttctataaaaaggCGTAGAAGACCTGCTCCCAGTAATAATATCCCTATATATAACAAGCTGCAGCTTTAGCTATATAATTATCTACACTATGGAGGAAAGTACAGGTGGTCTTCATACCTAAAGGTGGTAGGGGTTCAAACGGCGATCCCAAGGCTTACAGACCCATTAACCCaacttcatttctcctcaaagggatggaaaaagtaattaatcaATACCTTGGAATGGAGTGCTTGTCACTAATCCACGCCATCCGAGTCAACATGCTTCCCAGAaggcaaaatcaacaattactgcTCTCCCTGCTTTGAGAAGCAGTTTAGAGGAGACAATTACAACCAAGGAGATAGCCCTATGTGTTTTCATAGACATAGAGGGTGCttttgataacacctcctACGAAGCCAAAGAGAATGCTGTAAAAGATATACATCCGGCGACAATCAATTGGTGTATAGCCATGTTAAAAAGTCAGCAAATCCAGCCTGGGAGGCGAGTCGTTGACTATTAAAGCGCTGAGAGAATGTCCCAAGGGGGACTACTCTCACTGCTTCTATGGTAcctggtagttgatgacttgataATCACCttaacaaaaaatggattCATGATTCAtgggtatgctgatgacctggtaatcacaatccgagaTAAATATGACACAATCATGTGCAGAAGCAATaggctcagcatcaatccaATCGAAGCTACAATTGAGAGCACactccattgaaagcagaactattaacctcaaagcAGAAGTTAAATCTGGATAACCAGATCTGTGCTGGGCACTCATCCGTCGCACTATATGCCGTTGTTTATAAACAGTTTTTCTTTGAggcatataaaattaattttcaagggtcctaaactttaaaaacaaattacgcTTCTTAGAAGGGCCATTAGATCAAAAGCTCTGGTAAAACTGATACATATTCAACATAGATTgaaaaaatacatcaaaattagTGAAGAGTCAACTGCGTTGTCTCCttgttagtaaattttgatgttttgcaAATGGctttttataagatttttaaatggaacacctgtatattatgtGCTGGTTGAATAGCTCATCAAGTTttttaaagtccctagatttgcAAAGTACCACGGTTtgacgccattttggctcgaaagtcaagcgggaaatttaaaactatgtcgttctattgataacattacgccaaatttcctttctttttttctcatGGTAGTACTCTGAAGGGTCGAAAGTCCTTCTTACTC
Proteins encoded in this region:
- the LOC111425774 gene encoding transmembrane channel-like protein 7 — its product is MSGGGNRKKNNKIQGWEDAGVEFYQENYLSNEVELQEVLRKDPKHLATLLPSKQNRAYSTMRMHCTDTKSRTVRTVRRQTTTRSWRRENTGRRPSVAAEVQVAMLPDLSEPISNEQTAWEQVMRIKELPIPMAEKKLMKMKIQSSPNLRLQGYEQFKWKRRKLFQRFNQNFDELWSKLELWHNDMKQMEGNFGTGIVAYLLFIKWLLFFNLTISIVIFIFVILPLIIGPTQEVTCDKPFDKNNTDCCLSSYLNSTNFKDDVISVIQDLVQGTGRLEYTPFFYGNYTHKNIPYTIFNIKMYYFLPLAYVSITILILLYSLFSVIKEAAKCFRFKIIEGEGQFYKYSNLAFASWDFCIHNEKAAQIKKKAIFNETKSNLEVERLREEKKNRTKQENAKISVIRLVINLFEIAILALCAWLIYIVFEFSSQKLSKKLTEIEKLFFEFLPSICIVIMNLLIPVLFRYLVVYEKYSPGFTISIILIRTIFLRLSSIIVLYGSMYSIIITNNKMENCFANEYKCWETFIGQHIYRLALTDFATHLIITFLINLPRAILEKSTNNKFIKFIGEQHFDLPKNVLDIVYMQTLCWLGTFYTPFLPVIYVIILFFMFYVKKFVITVNSKPCKMIHRASTSNFMFMNMLLISFIVAVFPVAYTIGELKPSESCGPFRGLNTAWEIVERTLESTPEIIRNSLRYLTTAAVTVPLFIILILLLYYYAAVNNANRHMVRVLKDQLVLEGHDKQFLLERLSQFIRQQQETQKQLRHVDGDVNISSH